The Corynebacterium tuberculostearicum genome window below encodes:
- a CDS encoding carbohydrate ABC transporter permease translates to MAIASPTASKGAPKGASASAPKPQRKNYGRVAGLIAPALIVLAVIIGYPIIRAIVLSFQGNRQLNPQTGLFEEGGFAGLENYLYWINNRCVSGTGQISTCPPGVIATDFWPAVKITLFFTIVTVLLETILGMLMALIMNGEYRGRGLVRAAVLIPWAIPTAVTAKLWQFMFAPEGIVNSLLGAQIAWTTDPFYARLAVIIADVWKTAPFMALLILAGLQMIPKDVYDAARVDGANRIQTFFRITLPLVRPALMVAVLFRTLDALRMYDLPVIMISSSSNSPTATISQLVVEDMRQGNFNSASALSTLIFLLIFVVAFILIRFLGADVSGRKAAK, encoded by the coding sequence GTGGCTATAGCTTCGCCGACTGCGTCCAAGGGGGCGCCGAAGGGGGCGTCGGCAAGCGCGCCGAAGCCCCAGCGCAAGAATTATGGACGCGTGGCCGGGCTGATTGCTCCGGCGCTCATCGTGCTCGCCGTCATCATCGGCTACCCCATCATCCGCGCCATTGTCCTGTCCTTCCAAGGCAATAGGCAGCTCAACCCGCAAACGGGGCTTTTTGAGGAGGGCGGCTTTGCCGGGCTGGAAAATTACCTGTACTGGATTAATAACCGGTGCGTTTCCGGCACTGGTCAGATTTCTACCTGCCCGCCGGGCGTTATCGCCACGGATTTTTGGCCGGCGGTAAAGATTACGCTCTTTTTCACCATCGTTACCGTGCTGCTGGAGACCATCCTGGGCATGCTGATGGCGCTCATTATGAATGGTGAGTACCGCGGCCGCGGCCTAGTCCGTGCGGCGGTGCTCATTCCTTGGGCCATTCCTACGGCCGTCACGGCTAAGCTTTGGCAGTTCATGTTTGCCCCAGAGGGCATCGTCAACTCGTTGCTCGGTGCACAGATCGCGTGGACCACGGACCCGTTCTACGCCCGCTTGGCCGTCATCATCGCGGACGTATGGAAGACAGCACCATTCATGGCGCTGCTCATCCTGGCCGGCCTGCAGATGATTCCCAAGGACGTTTACGATGCCGCCCGCGTGGATGGTGCTAACCGTATCCAGACTTTCTTCCGCATCACCCTCCCGCTAGTGCGCCCGGCGCTCATGGTGGCCGTACTCTTCCGCACCTTGGACGCGCTGCGCATGTATGACCTTCCGGTCATCATGATTTCTAGCTCCTCCAACTCCCCCACCGCGACCATCTCCCAGCTGGTGGTAGAGGATATGCGCCAAGGTAATTTCAACTCCGCCTCCGCGCTTTCCACCCTTATTTTCCTTCTTATCTTCGTCGTCGCCTTTATCCTCATCCGCTTCCTTGGCGCGGATGTCTCCGGCAGGAAGGCAGCTAAATAA
- a CDS encoding ABC transporter ATP-binding protein codes for MAKVTFEKVNITYPGASAPTVKDLDLDIADGEFLVLVGPSGCGKSTTLRALAGLEPTSSGRITIDGKDVTNLEPGDRDIAMVFQNYALYPHLTVEENMGFALKLAKLPKAEIKAKVHEAAETLGLTEYLKRKPKDLSGGQRQRVAMGRAIVREPKAFLMDEPLSNLDAKLRVQTRAELASLQQRLGTTTVYVTHDQVEAMTMGDRVAVLKDGELQQVAPPRELYDAPANEFVAGFIGSPAMNIFDYNGSRVGVRPEKMFINKGPVGFQGVVDIVEELGAESFVYVTVGENRLVARAEGTPPQRGEEVVLTFNPREAHRFDPETGRRIAQD; via the coding sequence ATGGCAAAGGTCACTTTTGAAAAGGTCAACATCACCTACCCCGGCGCGAGCGCGCCCACGGTAAAAGACTTGGACCTCGATATCGCGGACGGCGAATTCCTAGTCCTCGTTGGTCCATCGGGCTGCGGCAAGTCTACGACGCTACGCGCACTGGCGGGCCTGGAACCTACCTCCAGCGGCCGCATCACCATCGATGGCAAGGACGTGACCAACCTGGAGCCAGGCGATCGCGATATCGCCATGGTCTTCCAGAACTATGCCCTCTACCCGCACCTGACGGTGGAGGAAAACATGGGCTTTGCCCTGAAGCTGGCGAAGCTCCCCAAGGCCGAGATCAAGGCCAAGGTGCACGAGGCGGCGGAAACGCTCGGCCTGACCGAGTATCTCAAGCGCAAGCCCAAGGATCTGTCCGGCGGTCAGCGCCAGCGCGTGGCCATGGGCCGGGCCATTGTCCGCGAGCCGAAGGCCTTCCTCATGGACGAGCCGCTGTCCAACCTGGATGCCAAGTTGCGCGTGCAAACCCGTGCGGAGCTGGCCAGCTTGCAGCAGCGCCTGGGCACGACGACCGTGTATGTCACCCACGACCAGGTGGAGGCTATGACCATGGGCGACCGCGTGGCGGTCCTCAAGGACGGCGAGCTGCAGCAGGTAGCCCCGCCGCGCGAGCTTTACGACGCCCCCGCGAACGAATTCGTCGCCGGTTTCATCGGCTCGCCGGCGATGAATATCTTTGATTACAACGGCTCCCGCGTGGGCGTGCGCCCGGAAAAGATGTTCATCAATAAGGGCCCAGTGGGCTTCCAGGGCGTCGTAGACATCGTGGAAGAGCTGGGCGCGGAGTCTTTTGTCTACGTCACCGTGGGCGAAAATCGCCTGGTCGCCCGTGCCGAAGGTACCCCACCGCAGCGCGGCGAGGAGGTAGTGCTGACCTTCAACCCGCGCGAGGCGCACCGCTTTGATCCGGAAACGGGCCGCCGCATCGCGCAGGACTAG
- a CDS encoding ABC transporter substrate-binding protein: MKKFLLRTTVATTAVLALAGCSSSSSDSAAGGSSEGGADARGPITFAMGKNDTDKVTPIIEKWNEQHPDEKVTLKELAGEADAQRETLVQSLQAGSDDYDVMALDVVWTAEFAANQWLQPLNGDFETDTDELLPATVESATYNDVLYALPQNTNGQLLFRNTELADKAPEKFADLKSACEALDKGKDCLTTQFKQYEGLALNTADFMEGWGGSVLDKDGNVTVDSKEAKDGLQAMVDAYKEETISKDSTAATEEETNMAFTEGKTAFAMNWPYMYSNAVDAGVDVEVQAPLGKDGVGVSTLGGYNNGININSKNKGTALDFMKFIINEDNQKSFAEQSFPPVLASIYDDPQLQQEFPYLPALKESLENAAPRPVSPFYSAISKAIQDNAYAALTDGKSVDDATADMKAAIESASQG; this comes from the coding sequence ATGAAGAAATTCCTGCTTCGCACCACCGTTGCGACTACCGCAGTCTTGGCACTGGCCGGCTGCTCTTCTTCCTCCTCCGATTCCGCGGCGGGCGGTTCCTCTGAGGGCGGCGCGGATGCGCGCGGCCCCATCACCTTTGCCATGGGCAAAAATGACACGGACAAGGTGACCCCCATCATCGAGAAGTGGAACGAGCAGCACCCAGACGAGAAGGTCACGCTCAAGGAGCTGGCCGGCGAGGCCGACGCCCAGCGCGAAACCCTGGTGCAGTCCCTGCAGGCAGGCAGCGATGACTACGATGTCATGGCCCTCGACGTAGTGTGGACCGCGGAGTTCGCCGCCAACCAGTGGCTCCAGCCGCTCAATGGTGACTTTGAAACCGATACGGATGAGCTCTTGCCGGCGACCGTGGAGTCTGCCACCTATAACGATGTGCTCTACGCGCTGCCGCAAAACACTAACGGACAGCTACTTTTCCGCAATACCGAGCTCGCAGATAAGGCACCAGAGAAGTTTGCGGATCTTAAGTCCGCGTGCGAGGCACTGGACAAGGGCAAGGACTGCCTGACCACCCAGTTCAAGCAGTACGAGGGCTTGGCACTCAACACCGCTGACTTTATGGAAGGCTGGGGCGGCTCCGTCTTGGATAAGGACGGCAACGTGACCGTGGATTCCAAGGAGGCCAAGGACGGCCTGCAGGCCATGGTGGATGCCTACAAGGAGGAGACCATTTCCAAGGACTCCACCGCCGCTACCGAGGAAGAAACCAATATGGCCTTTACTGAGGGCAAGACCGCCTTCGCCATGAACTGGCCATATATGTACTCCAACGCGGTTGATGCCGGCGTTGACGTCGAGGTTCAGGCCCCGCTGGGCAAGGACGGCGTAGGGGTGTCCACACTGGGCGGCTATAACAACGGCATCAATATCAACTCCAAGAATAAGGGCACCGCGCTCGACTTTATGAAGTTCATCATCAACGAGGACAACCAGAAGTCCTTTGCGGAGCAGTCCTTCCCGCCGGTCTTGGCTTCCATCTACGATGACCCACAGCTGCAGCAGGAATTCCCGTACCTGCCGGCACTCAAGGAATCTCTGGAGAATGCGGCACCGCGCCCAGTTTCCCCGTTCTACTCGGCAATTTCTAAGGCCATCCAAGACAATGCCTACGCTGCATTGACGGATGGCAAGTCGGTGGATGATGCCACCGCCGATATGAAGGCAGCCATCGAATCGGCTTCCCAGGGCTAA